The Plasmodium brasilianum strain Bolivian I chromosome 5, whole genome shotgun sequence region GAGGTAATGACAGAGGTAATGACAGAGGTAATGACAGAGGTAATGACAGAGGTAATGACAGCAATAATGATAGCAATAATGACAGCGGAAGTGTCTATAGGAATGGGCATGTCCACCGCCATAATTGCAACTCAATCAATCACATCGACGAGGAGAGGAAGAACACCTTTCCGGGAAACCCTTTTGAACTTTTGAAATGTTCATACGAAAAAAGAGACTACTTAGACCCTCTCTTTAACATGACACGGTCAGGTAGGAGTAACATAATTAGAGAGAATAGCAGCTTCACATTATCGTCGAAGAAGAAAACAATTGGTACTATATACAAAGTAATGAAACAGAATATGTACTGTCAGTATTATTCGTACCTGTTTagtaattatatgaaaaatatagaattgTATAAAcatctttttaatatgttgAAAAGCGGTGTATTAGCGATATGTGTTAACTTTACcgatttttataaaaaaatattagtattAATAGACAACATGTGTATAATAAAAGTTGACTCATATAACAAGAAAAgctttgaaaataattacacCATTTTAacgaaatataataacaatgaaaaaaattttataaaaatcagCATTGATTTGTATAAACAGAGACTGATGAAGTACAAGCATATTTACAACACGCTACATATACTCCATGCTTGTTGTGATATTAAAGAGTTTTCCAGGAGGgggaagaaaaattataggAAAGGGGATGAACACATGGTGGATGTGAACCTGATTAGCAATAGGGGAGACGTAAATCAGATAAGTACTGCGGTATACACAGACCAGATTAGCTGCACGGATGGGTTAATACAACGCAGGGGGGAAGGACAACCCAGGAGAGTTACCTTTTCGGAGGAGGAAAGCACATGTATAATCAATTCAAATAAATTCTCAAGGAACAGAGAGTACGCCTCATTATACAGTgcgtattattattacaagaAGGAGAAGAAGTCGAAAGGAAGAAAGGAAGGAAAGATTATTGATGAAAATGTTGAGAAGAGCATTAACCAGgcgaattttaaaaaattcaaaattagcaatattttaaagtttattgaaaatattaaggaaaaaaaatgtggaaaaaaaaaaattcagaaAAAGTTAGAAGGGATTAGGAAAAATACGGAAAAGTCaggaaaaaataggaaaaatacGGAAAAGTCaggaaaaattagaaataatCAGGAAAAGTCAGGAAAAATTAGGAAAAATACGGAAAAGTCaggaaaaattagaaataatCAGGAAAAGTCagaaaaaagcataaaaaatgagaaaaaagaaattataaaaaatttatccaTAGAAATAGCTAGCTTAATACTAACCCTGGACTACAATTACTTTATTAATGTCGTTCCCTTGTGCTACGAGTATTTTTGTAAGAAGATAAGTTATTACCATATGATAGACAATTTAAAATGtgaggaaaaaagaaatttaaatattttttatacactTTTTAAGATAGTACaagggaaaaaatatgaagaaaggGAAATTTTGAATGAGCTAGAAGATTTTAGTTTTTCTAAAAGTTTATTAGTAAATACACAAAGTAAGGAACAGaaattattactttatatacatgatattgatataaagaaaaccaagatatatataaatgtaaattatttgttaaaacTGTTTCTGaccaaaaattttttaatgaacatATCAgctataaaaatgaataataaaaaaaaaaaaaatattgtacatatattaaaaaaaattaaaaaaatttatttttataactataTTAGTATCTTTTTCTAtcttctaaaaaatataaatatatctgaACATTCTTCCTACACGACGTTGAATTCTTTAAgctttttagaaaaattactaaaaaataatttacaaatatcATCACccttacataatatatacagtTTAGTAgttacattaaaatataaatgtaaacatCAGCTCGAGAATAAAAGTAAAGCAACATTGAATAAAGataattattctttaaaaagtaaaaacatTAATCAGCACCcttttgtaaatattgaaaataatggTGCTTTATATTGGTCATACAGGACAAGTTTGGAATATGGTAATCATAATACAAatacttatttaaaaaatttcttttcctttagttatccaaattttttttcaaaacatttatttattaacaaatttGTAAAGTCCCAAAATGATAAAGAAATACATGAACAAGCTAATTTTATGAAGCAGATCATGGATGCAGGTAAACAGAATGAAAAGCAAATCTCAAGTAAAAGCATCATTGATGTTGACGAGAATAACATgcataaggaaaaaaatattcacgTACAGGGTAAAGGCTATTTGGggaaaattcaaaaaaaattagacaGTGTTAAACAGCATAAAATTGTGGAAGATTTAAATGTTGACAGATGGGGGGAATATGTGTTACTGACATGCCAGGACGGAAAAGACAAACTAAACCAAgtgaagaaaaaggaaatggaaaaaagagataaactcgaaaaaaaaaagaaaaaaaaaaagaaaaaaaaaaaaaatatagacaTCCAAAAAATAACACGTATATCCTTTACACATAACTTGAACATAACAAAGTGAGTCCATTATGTTGAGCAGCTACATAGTGAAGACAGGGAAagatacatacaaatataatttccTTATAGTCATCGTAATAGTTATCgtgttaaaattttgtttctCATGTTTTGTCATCAAACagcatatgtgcatatgggCTTATATATTCTGTTtacaatttttcatttttgaatttttctggtaatttttaattttttcattcgaTTGTTTAAAGTACACTTTTGCTTGTCGCAATTTGGATAAGTTGGTGGAGTTCAATTTGTTTAACTTTtccattatttattattattattattattattattattattattatgtctaattttttttatttatttaattgtttttattatttgttaattctatgtattatatttatattatttcattttttcctgaACTTCAATGAATTTGTCATTGCAAAAGCAGATTAAGACAAAAACGAAATAGCACAATAATAACATAGcgtaaaaaaatgtatcatATAACGCAGCGAAAGACTATGAAAAggtttataataaaaataaatatttttacatttaaattttacttattatttGATACTTACAAACATATGGGGCTCTTCAAAATGTGTACAGATCAATTCATCGTAAAGGGTTTGcatttttcaataaaaaaaaaaaaaaataatagtaataataataataataataataaaacataaaatgaGATGAAGTAAAAcggaataatatatagtagaatgaaataaaataaatcggACAGACAGAAGGACACATATATTTCCACTAGGGTCAATTGTATCACAATATGAGATAAGCTCTAGTTATCGTTAAATAAGCAATGAATCGTTTAATTAATGGAAGATACAATTCCTGCATAAGACACGGACGAGTCGCTCGCGTTTTTAGCCTGACTAGActgccaaaaaaaaaaaaaaataaaaaaataaaataaaataaataaataaataaataaataaatatataaatatataaatacatatttatgtacgtatatatatctatataaatctaaacataaaaagtttgcaaaaaataaacgaCGTTAACCTAAAAGAAACTCCATTTGAATATAAGTAAATGCATGAAACGagtcaaaaaaaataaaataatataatataaaacaaaacaaaattgagtgaaacaaaataaaataaaacctGAGAGTAATGCATCAATTTTGTTGATACATTTCCTGAATAATTTTGAAGCAGCTGAAAGGGGGGGGAATTATGAGAAGACGCATGCACATGTGTAggtacacatacatatatatgtgtacatttgCGCATATGTGcacacatttatataataaactacattttaatgttttacgaatagcataatttttatggGGTTCGATCCGCATATCGTATTGCGAgttttgtttaaataatcTATAAAATCTACAAAAGGGGAAATTGAACGTTCATCATTGTCCTTTTATTggggcaaaaaaaaagtgcacataaaaatttaggaatatatatttataacccTACGTACATACTGTACCATTTTTGTCGTGcacacataaacatatatatatcaatgcAAATGTGTGTATTTAATCTAATCTATGCATATTAACCTACTATGTCATGTCTACTAATAATACTAGCAGCATCCTTGTCCATATtctgtaaattttttacaaaaaaaaaaaaaaaaataattgtatgaataatcatttatacattttaaaagcGTCTAATTTGGCATACCTCAATTTGTTTGAAAAGGTACCTATCGTCGTATTTTTGGAGTATATTGGTAAAGCtaaatctaaaaaaaaaaaaaaaaaaagtgagaaataatacataaaatgtaAGAGCATAATGTAGCAAGCTGCACATGGATAGTTAAGACTGTGGGCAAATGTAGCCACAAATAATATTgcgcctttttttttatccatgttattttatgaataaaaaaaattttaatgataaaattaacCTTCGTCCATAGTGACAGAAGTCAGACGAAAACAGAAACAGGTTACCTTCATtttggaaatatttttttaatggattgcctatatataaaaacaaataaataaatataaatataaatataaatatatatatatatatacttatttatttaacgaatatacaacaaatataacaataacgAATACTGCTTTCCGCTACAAGCACCTACAAGAGCACAAAAACTTAACATTTCATTACGTagctaaatatatatatatatttatatgtgtgtgtgtgtgccAAAAATCTTTAGCTTTTTCTTCCAATCGTACAAAATAagtctatttttttaaggtcGTTTCCTATGCATCCAACGTATATaggtattattttaatgtccttgctgaaaaatatttgtatcgtaaaatggtaaaatgtatatagaggtgatttttattttacttcattttgtttcatttttttttttttttattttattttttcctttttaatataaaacgaatggaaaataaatatattagtattactctttaattatatattttattaaaggTAGTTGCATTTCTATTGAATGTTCTTCTTCATCATCCATATCCTCGatataatcatataaatCATTTGTGTCATTGTTCATAATGTCCGATATAACTGAAGCATTTTCAAAAGTGAGGGTTGTAGGAAAACAATTATGTGCATCCTTATGTTTATATACGTTTGTATGTACGCatgtgttcatatatatgtttgtacgTATGTTCGTATGTAAGCATGTGTTCatgaatatgtatgtatgtatgtatgtatgtatacgtattGTAATTAAGTAATTACtgtctttatttatttctaaaaagCCAAAAGGTGTTTCGTATTTTTCTACTTGTGGAAGCAAACATCCCTTGTTGTAAATATGATGATTAGGGCCAAGAATAAAAATGCTCTTTCTGcagtgaaaaaaaattagccaTTTATATGACCATTTAAGGTATGGAAGTTATGAACAGTTAAGAAGTTGCGAACAGTTTTGAAATTATGAACTGTTAGCAAATTATGAACTgttaagaaaatatgaacTGTTAGCAAATTATGAACTGTTAAGAAATGaacttcatatattttgaaattgtTTTCATTTCCATGTTAAATATTCTACTAACATATTTTCTACGTTAATACAAGCATAAACATGGGAATTTGTTTCAAGAGCATAATCATATCCTGCGTGactaaaaagaagaaaattaatAGTGTATCATCATAccacgtatatgtatgtttgtaggTATGCGTGTATATCTATACACATCcacacacacatatgcaCACACACGTGTGTGTGCAATTTATGCGAGTACAAGTGGTGAATGAACTAATTTATTAAACATTACGGGCATATGGCAGCTTTAACATTTTGTTTTTGgaaacttatttttttaaaaattaaatctattttatttctcaACACATCATCtggtatttaaaaaaaaaaaaaaaaagttagcAGTCCATATCATTACACTTCTTATTGTGTTTTATACTTTTCTTCCTTGCTCcgcatacataaataaaattaccaTTTTTGGAATACCAAGAACCGGCATGATAAGCTTTTCTATAATTTgccatttttaaaaaatttcaaattattttttgcttttattgAAATTTCATACATGAATGAGAAAAGAACACAAAAGGTAAAGGGAGCTGTTCTAAAAAACGCTTCTTCTCTTATTTTATAGGTAA contains the following coding sequences:
- a CDS encoding memo-like protein, producing the protein MANYRKAYHAGSWYSKNDDVLRNKIDLIFKKISFQKQNVKAAICPHAGYDYALETNSHVYACINVENIKSIFILGPNHHIYNKGCLLPQVEKYETPFGFLEINKDIISDIMNNDTNDLYDYIEDMDDEEEHSIEMQLPLIKYIIKDKDIKIIPIYVGCIGNDLKKIDLFCNPLKKYFQNEGNLFLFSSDFCHYGRRFSFTNILQKYDDRYLFKQIENMDKDAASIISRHDIDNDERSISPFVDFIDYLNKTRNTICGSNPIKIMLFLLQNYSGNVSTKLMHYSQSSQAKNASDSSVSYAGIVSSIN